Below is a window of Paenibacillus bovis DNA.
GGACCCAGCTGCACCAGTCTCTCCTGGAAACTGGCAAGTTCCTGCATGGAAGATGTCTGCACTTGAATCATATAATTATATTCGCCGCTGATCCGGTGCATATCGGTTACTTCTACAGCCTGCTCGCAGAAATCGACGATCTCCTGACTGCGCTCGGTTTTGACCATGATGAACGTGGTCATCGACCGATCCAATTTGGCCCAGTTAAACATGGCGCTGTAGCCGGTAATGACTCCTTTTTCCTCCAGACGGATAATCCGTTCACGGATAGACGGAGCCGACAGATTCAGCTCCTTGCTTAGTTGTGCCGCTGTAATTCGGCCGTAGCTCTGTAATTTCTGCATGATTTTCAGATCGATTTCGTCGATAGAAGATGGCATGATATCAATTCTCCTCTGTGTATAACACATGAATGGCATTAAAAAAGCAAACCCGGCGAAACCTCTTCTTTTCCAAATTCCTGTTCGCTGATTTGCTGTGTTTATTTTTTTGCTTTTTTACTTTTTTGCTTCTTTACCTCTATATCGTCATAACGGCCTTTTTTATACTAACGCTATCATACCACGAAGGAGAACAAAGAATGAGAATTAACAAATGAGATCATGTCGTTATTCGGGCATTGGCTTACTACGATTGGAATAGGCAGCCCGCTTAGCATGGATATGTCCGATTCTGCAGGAGTTCAGGAATATTTCAATTGCCGTGTTGGAACGTTCTTTTTGCATTTTCGACGAGGATGCGTAATGATATCTACAGACAGTACCATACGGAAAGGAAGCGATGATCGATGAAAAAGGAACATTCTTCTCCACTCGGGGAATTCATCAAGTCACGCCGGGAACGATTGCAGCCGGATCAGGCCGGAATTCAGCCGTTGCCCGGACGCCGCCGTACACCCGGACTGCGAAGGGAAGAAGTCGCCTATCTCGCCAATATGAGCGTAACCTACTACACCTGGCTGGAGCAGGGTCGTGAGACTCGCCCGTCTCCCGAAGTATTGAGCAGTATCAGCACCGCGCTGCAGCTAAGTACGGATGAACACCGATATCTGCTCGACCTTGCCCGAAATGGATCGGTTGATCATACCGACACTGCCGAAGAAGCTCCATCGGATACCGGATTTCTGCAAAATATCGTAGACCAGCTGCACTATCCTTCCTTTATTACGGATGAAGGAACAGATGTTATCGCTTGGAACCGCGCAGCGGAGCTATGTATTGCCGATTTTGGCAGCCTTTCGCAGCAAGATCGTCATATGAGCCATGTGATATTTTTCGATGAAGATTATCGCAGACGGCTGCTCAACTGGGAAGAGTTCGCACGTTACAGCGTAGCCATTATGCGCACACGCTTTGAAGATTATCAGAAGCACCCTCTCTATAGGGATCGGTTCGAACGTCTGCTGCAGGATAGCGATGTATTCGCTTCGTTATGGGCAAAGTACGAAATCCAGCAAAAGCGGGTAAAAACAGCCTACTATCAACTGGAAGACGGACAAATTATGGAATTCGACATCCATTATACTTCCGTTATCGATAATGATCCGGGATTGCACTGGTGCTTTTTCGTTCCGGTACCGGGTTCGGGTACAGAAGAAAGACTGCTGCAGAGATTGGAGCAGGACAGACAGCAGCAGCTTTAAAAATATTAAAAAGAAGCCTGTCCGATTGACCATTGTGGTCAGCCGAATAGGCTTCTGCTTTTACCTTCTATACATCTGTTCAATCTGCGTTATATCGTATTCATCTTCATTGCTGGGTTGCCGAAATAATGTCTCCCCATGCCCAGTGGGCTGCCGGGACATCTGACCAGCGGGAAATCGGTGTGCCGGATGCTGGCTCTGGCTGTATGTTCAGTACCCGGTTGAACAGGGTCACCGCTTCGGCGCGGCTTAGTGTTTTGTCGGGAGCAAAGCGGCCATCCGGCATTCCCTGCATATAACCGGCCTGCTGCACAGCAG
It encodes the following:
- a CDS encoding helix-turn-helix transcriptional regulator, translating into MKKEHSSPLGEFIKSRRERLQPDQAGIQPLPGRRRTPGLRREEVAYLANMSVTYYTWLEQGRETRPSPEVLSSISTALQLSTDEHRYLLDLARNGSVDHTDTAEEAPSDTGFLQNIVDQLHYPSFITDEGTDVIAWNRAAELCIADFGSLSQQDRHMSHVIFFDEDYRRRLLNWEEFARYSVAIMRTRFEDYQKHPLYRDRFERLLQDSDVFASLWAKYEIQQKRVKTAYYQLEDGQIMEFDIHYTSVIDNDPGLHWCFFVPVPGSGTEERLLQRLEQDRQQQL
- a CDS encoding Lrp/AsnC family transcriptional regulator, which codes for MPSSIDEIDLKIMQKLQSYGRITAAQLSKELNLSAPSIRERIIRLEEKGVITGYSAMFNWAKLDRSMTTFIMVKTERSQEIVDFCEQAVEVTDMHRISGEYNYMIQVQTSSMQELASFQERLVQLGPSKSHVSMKTLIEDRHHLL